One genomic region from Streptomyces sp. NBC_01304 encodes:
- a CDS encoding IS5 family transposase (programmed frameshift) → MVRRHELTDAQWRVVEPLLPVNGSPGGQWANHRRVVNGVLYRARTGVPWPDLPERYGPWQTVYERHRRWSADGTWQRILAELQIEADASDPDGALARSAQKGAEWAVNIDSTSCRAHQHAAGARHQPPRLPAKGGGARVEADGREALGRSRGGLTCKVHLLADDRARPLVWQTSPGQRGDNPMLVPVLESLRIRRSGPGRPRIRPDRLRGDKAYSSRDTRAYLRRRHIKATIAQPRDQRERRRRQGRAGGRPPAFDKDQYRHRSAVERCVSKWKQFRAVASRYDKRDYIFNGTLTVAAIAIWLHDTVQEPSETA, encoded by the exons ATGGTGCGACGCCATGAATTGACTGATGCGCAGTGGCGAGTGGTTGAGCCGTTGCTGCCGGTGAACGGCAGCCCTGGTGGGCAGTGGGCGAATCACCGCAGGGTGGTCAACGGAGTGCTGTACCGGGCCCGCACTGGGGTGCCGTGGCCCGATCTGCCCGAGCGATACGGGCCCTGGCAGACCGTGTATGAGCGGCATCGCCGCTGGTCGGCGGACGGAACCTGGCAGCGGATCCTGGCCGAGCTGCAGATCGAGGCCGATGCGTCCGACCCGGATGGGGCGCTGGCCCGCTCCGCGCAGAAGGGCGCTGAGTGGGCGGTGAACATCGACTCCACCTCGTGCCGGGCGCATCAGCATGCGGCGGGGGCCCGGCATCAGCCGCCGCGT CTTCCCGCAAAAGGGGGCGGAGCGCGTGTGGAGGCAGATGGGCGTGAGGCGTTGGGGCGCTCGCGGGGCGGACTGACCTGCAAGGTCCATCTGCTGGCCGACGACCGGGCCCGCCCGCTGGTCTGGCAGACCTCGCCCGGCCAGCGGGGCGACAACCCCATGCTCGTCCCCGTGCTGGAGAGCCTGCGCATCAGGCGGAGCGGGCCGGGCCGCCCCCGCATCCGCCCAGACCGCCTGCGCGGTGACAAGGCGTACTCCAGCCGCGACACCCGCGCCTACCTGCGGCGTCGGCACATCAAGGCGACCATCGCCCAGCCCCGTGACCAGCGCGAGCGTCGCCGCCGGCAAGGCCGGGCGGGCGGCCGTCCCCCAGCCTTCGACAAGGACCAGTACCGCCACCGCAGCGCCGTCGAGCGATGCGTGAGCAAGTGGAAGCAGTTCCGTGCGGTCGCCAGCAGGTACGACAAACGCGACTACATCTTCAACGGCACCCTGACCGTCGCCGCCATCGCCATCTGGCTACACGACACCGTCCAAGAGCCATCAGAAACGGCCTAA
- a CDS encoding glutathione synthetase — protein MALAAPAPTAAPPAHRSGTAAVISPAGAGDLYLPALARHGWNTVAVSTPTARPPADTDGYLRHLTHRGGLRRTAARLAHLGVQAVIAGSPAGAELADRLADRLHLPGNAPESAYIRRDTGFTTAALLDSGITAPRSIRTSRLANALKWAAFTQVTGLVLQHPNPDHPHPARYCRTPDDIAYAWAHLRHSTNQPLVLREHLTGTQYRIHTLTGPGPDGSPEHSISAIWSEIRTPDQQVVRTDLLSRHGLLARALALYTMRALTALGVHYGPADATVTFILDRGPALLSLRTSPHADFASDVLRRATGHDPIRDTALLLTAGQRYEAPPQRRAHVTKVALLPRRDGALDPALLRTITTLPTVAATTDLHANTPVRAGQIAGRLLLVANDSRAINQDHQVIRASESIGLYGSPP, from the coding sequence ATGGCCCTCGCCGCCCCCGCCCCCACGGCGGCCCCGCCCGCGCACCGCAGCGGGACGGCCGCCGTCATCAGCCCTGCCGGCGCCGGCGACCTGTACCTGCCCGCGCTGGCCCGGCACGGCTGGAACACCGTGGCGGTCAGCACGCCTACCGCCCGCCCGCCCGCCGACACCGACGGCTACCTCAGGCACCTCACCCACCGCGGCGGCCTGCGCCGCACCGCCGCCCGCCTCGCTCACCTTGGCGTCCAGGCCGTCATCGCCGGATCACCGGCCGGCGCCGAACTCGCCGACCGCCTCGCCGACCGCCTCCACCTGCCTGGCAACGCCCCGGAGAGCGCCTACATCCGCCGCGACACCGGCTTCACCACCGCCGCGCTCCTCGACTCGGGCATCACCGCCCCGCGCAGTATCCGCACCTCCCGCCTGGCCAACGCCCTGAAATGGGCCGCCTTCACTCAAGTGACCGGACTCGTCCTCCAGCACCCCAACCCTGACCACCCACACCCGGCGCGCTACTGCCGCACCCCCGACGACATCGCCTACGCCTGGGCCCACCTCCGGCACTCCACCAACCAGCCACTCGTGCTGCGCGAACACCTCACCGGCACCCAGTACCGCATCCACACCCTGACCGGCCCCGGCCCCGACGGCAGCCCCGAGCACTCCATCAGCGCGATCTGGTCCGAGATCCGCACCCCCGACCAACAGGTCGTCCGCACCGACCTGCTGAGCCGGCACGGGCTGCTCGCCCGTGCCCTCGCCCTCTACACGATGCGCGCGCTCACCGCCCTGGGCGTGCACTACGGCCCCGCCGACGCCACGGTCACCTTCATCCTCGACCGCGGACCAGCCCTGCTGTCCCTGCGCACCAGCCCCCACGCCGACTTCGCCTCCGACGTACTGCGCCGGGCCACCGGCCACGACCCCATCCGGGACACCGCCCTGCTGCTCACCGCCGGCCAACGCTACGAAGCCCCGCCGCAGCGACGCGCCCACGTCACGAAGGTCGCACTCCTGCCGCGACGCGACGGAGCGCTCGACCCCGCGCTCCTGCGCACCATCACCACCCTGCCGACCGTGGCCGCCACCACCGACCTCCACGCCAACACCCCAGTCCGCGCCGGCCAGATCGCCGGTCGGCTCCTCTTGGTCGCGAACGACAGCCGGGCGATCAACCAGGACCACCAGGTGATCAGGGCCTCCGAGAGCATCGGCCTCTACGGGAGCCCTCCATGA
- a CDS encoding ATP-grasp domain-containing protein — protein MNVPGPGRSSSRTSRDLHPYGLNTRQEQPTWTDEPGPLLVVLGAGSRIWRGYTLEHIAARHPVALLDAKPPQWARDLADTTLSVDLADRAAVTRAVRMLADGRGVAGVLTYAENHVELAAQLAEQFMLPGNTPAAVAACRDKYLTRSLLAAAGVPSARSYLVTSAETAVEYAVLLDGPVVIKPRSLAGSAGVHRADTPEQVRAAFESAKSAGLFGIEHTGTPGVLVEEYLDGPEISVECVVLGHGTVHIAAVTRKYLVSEPAFLESGHLVDATDPLLADPQIRDVARAALTAVGITSGVMHVEMRLTGQGPRLIEINARLGGDLIPHLVHLATGLNLPQITADLAMGADPELVPSQSQSAAVELFYPPVAGQITTMTTRMTAAWLDRFTWTADPGDHVTSGDHATVRDRIALAVVTGPDPDTCLQRLRQVEDRNRIHIQPAITTTACVA, from the coding sequence ATGAACGTGCCCGGCCCCGGCCGAAGCTCCAGCAGGACGAGCCGCGACCTGCACCCTTACGGCCTCAACACACGGCAGGAGCAGCCCACTTGGACCGATGAGCCTGGGCCGCTGCTGGTGGTGCTGGGCGCCGGGAGCCGCATCTGGCGCGGCTACACCCTCGAGCACATCGCTGCACGCCACCCTGTCGCCCTGCTTGATGCCAAGCCGCCGCAGTGGGCCCGCGACCTGGCCGACACCACGCTCAGCGTCGACCTTGCCGACCGCGCCGCCGTGACCAGGGCCGTGCGCATGCTCGCCGACGGCCGAGGAGTTGCCGGAGTCCTCACCTACGCGGAGAACCACGTCGAGCTCGCCGCGCAGCTGGCCGAACAGTTCATGCTCCCCGGCAACACCCCCGCCGCCGTTGCCGCCTGCCGCGACAAATACCTCACCCGTTCCCTGCTCGCCGCCGCGGGCGTTCCCTCCGCCCGCTCGTACCTGGTGACGAGCGCAGAGACCGCCGTCGAATACGCCGTACTGCTCGACGGACCAGTCGTCATCAAGCCGCGCTCCCTGGCCGGCAGCGCCGGCGTCCACCGCGCCGACACCCCCGAGCAGGTCCGCGCCGCCTTCGAATCGGCCAAGTCAGCGGGACTGTTCGGCATCGAGCACACCGGAACCCCCGGCGTGCTGGTCGAGGAGTATCTGGACGGACCCGAGATCAGCGTCGAGTGCGTCGTCCTGGGCCACGGCACCGTCCACATCGCGGCGGTCACCCGCAAGTACCTCGTCAGCGAACCCGCGTTCCTGGAGAGCGGCCACCTCGTCGACGCCACCGACCCCCTCCTGGCCGACCCGCAGATCCGTGACGTCGCCCGGGCCGCTCTGACCGCAGTCGGCATCACCAGCGGCGTCATGCACGTCGAGATGCGCCTCACCGGGCAGGGCCCCCGCCTCATCGAGATCAACGCCCGCCTGGGCGGCGACCTCATCCCGCACCTGGTCCACCTGGCGACGGGCCTGAACCTCCCGCAGATCACCGCCGACCTCGCCATGGGCGCCGACCCCGAACTGGTCCCCAGCCAGAGCCAGTCCGCCGCCGTCGAACTCTTCTACCCGCCCGTCGCCGGCCAGATCACGACCATGACCACCCGCATGACGGCGGCCTGGCTCGACCGGTTCACCTGGACCGCAGACCCCGGCGACCACGTCACCTCCGGAGACCACGCCACCGTGCGCGACCGCATCGCCCTGGCCGTCGTCACCGGTCCCGACCCGGACACCTGCCTCCAACGCCTGCGTCAGGTCGAAGATCGCAACCGCATCCACATCCAGCCCGCCATCACCACCACCGCCTGCGTCGCCTGA
- a CDS encoding SH3 domain-containing protein, with amino-acid sequence MNSTDMTSTRPTARRTRRLGIAAATMAMGAAATLMAAPSASAVGSSACNAGGAIGNWKTIKSNVNLRNGPGTGYYSKGQLAKGTVINMKCTWLSKDGKKYWYYGKVRTGYHKGAWGWISWKYAAIA; translated from the coding sequence ATGAACAGCACCGACATGACGTCCACACGGCCCACGGCCCGGCGGACCCGACGGCTTGGAATCGCGGCCGCGACGATGGCCATGGGAGCGGCCGCCACCCTGATGGCCGCGCCGTCCGCGAGCGCGGTCGGCTCCTCGGCCTGCAATGCGGGTGGCGCCATCGGGAACTGGAAGACGATCAAAAGCAACGTCAACCTCCGCAACGGGCCGGGCACCGGCTACTACTCCAAGGGCCAGCTCGCCAAGGGCACGGTGATCAACATGAAGTGCACCTGGCTCAGCAAGGACGGCAAGAAGTACTGGTACTACGGCAAGGTCCGCACCGGCTACCACAAGGGCGCCTGGGGCTGGATCTCCTGGAAGTACGCGGCCATCGCCTGA
- the egtD gene encoding L-histidine N(alpha)-methyltransferase — protein MSPFQLTRTLPEDATDTALRADVLNGLPQSLKTLPPKWFYDARGSALFEQITALDEYYPTRAEREILLARADEIASVTGARTLIELGSGSSDKTRHLLDELPDLDMYVPVDVSESALVQAGRALAAERPALRVHGQIVDFTTGLLLPPTQGPRLVAFLGGTLGNLLPAERAVFLSSVREFLEPGDALLLGVDLVKDESVLLAAYDDAAGVTAEFNKNVLSVINRELGADFNTDAFVHVAWWDATNEWIEMRLRSRKAQTVKVPVLDLAVDFAAGEEMRTEISAKFRPSGLAAELAAVDLQLEHWWTDSLQRYGLALATPVTAHPRPSRSSAAGSELP, from the coding sequence GTGAGCCCGTTCCAGCTGACCCGCACCTTGCCCGAGGACGCCACCGACACCGCGCTGCGCGCCGACGTCCTCAACGGACTGCCCCAGAGCCTGAAGACGCTGCCGCCCAAGTGGTTCTACGACGCCCGGGGCAGCGCGCTCTTCGAGCAGATCACCGCCCTGGACGAGTACTACCCGACGCGCGCCGAGCGGGAGATCCTGCTGGCCCGTGCCGACGAGATCGCCTCGGTCACCGGGGCGCGGACCCTGATCGAGCTGGGCTCCGGCTCATCGGACAAGACCCGCCACCTGCTGGATGAACTGCCGGACCTCGACATGTACGTGCCGGTCGACGTCAGCGAGAGCGCCCTGGTACAGGCCGGGCGGGCACTGGCCGCTGAGCGTCCGGCGCTGCGGGTGCACGGACAGATCGTCGACTTCACCACCGGGCTGCTGCTGCCCCCTACACAAGGCCCGCGGCTGGTCGCGTTCCTCGGCGGCACGCTCGGCAACCTGCTTCCTGCGGAGCGGGCGGTATTCCTCAGCTCCGTACGGGAGTTTCTGGAGCCTGGAGACGCGCTGCTGCTCGGCGTGGACCTCGTCAAGGACGAGTCGGTGCTCCTGGCGGCGTACGACGACGCGGCCGGGGTGACGGCGGAATTCAACAAGAACGTGCTGAGCGTCATCAACCGCGAACTCGGCGCGGACTTCAACACCGACGCCTTCGTGCATGTCGCCTGGTGGGATGCGACGAACGAGTGGATCGAGATGCGGCTGCGGTCCCGCAAGGCCCAGACCGTGAAGGTCCCTGTCCTCGATCTCGCGGTGGACTTCGCGGCCGGCGAGGAGATGCGCACCGAGATCTCCGCCAAGTTCCGGCCGTCCGGATTGGCAGCCGAACTAGCGGCCGTGGATCTCCAGTTGGAGCACTGGTGGACCGACTCCCTTCAGCGCTACGGCCTTGCCCTCGCAACACCGGTCACCGCGCATCCCCGTCCCTCCCGGTCCTCAGCCGCCGGCAGCGAGCTGCCATGA